In one Silene latifolia isolate original U9 population chromosome 10, ASM4854445v1, whole genome shotgun sequence genomic region, the following are encoded:
- the LOC141606649 gene encoding F-box/LRR-repeat protein 25-like isoform X2 has translation MNPDCEETVSGQMNTVDRFSDLPDFILHHIISFLDTREAYRSCILSKRWAHISATNPIIVFHFYCKKENSSASCLRLTTIRVLSIRLKVINLDACRGLVDVMVDAPSLTKFIYRGTFGLYPAITISSQASCDISVRTRPNYLDTQGFCKLQKLMTGLRSCHVVEISLTNSLYQSVCDNIKFNEEELGDVNLGPPRDITELKLTLYHLKLSRSSVSAFLNGIFWTCRPDIISFRFHLEDPGLLIQLFTSELEDMVNCWKHPLKRIEFPDANCSNILESEKVELQRRLHW, from the exons ATGAACCCCGATTGCGAGGAAACGGTATCTGGGCAGATGAATACTGTTGATAGGTTCTCAGATTTACCGgatttcatcttacatcacatcaTTTCTTTTTTGGATACGAGGGAGGCATATAGAAGTTGTATCTTGTCGAAAAGATGGGCTCATATTTCGGCTACAAACCCAATTATCGTGTTTCATTTTTATTGTAAGAAGGAGAATTCATCCGCAAG CTGTCTAAGGCTGACAACTATCAGGGTTTTAAGTATTCGGCTAAAGGTGATTAACTTGGATGCTTGTCGTGGTTTGGTAGATGTTATGGTTGATGCTCCAAGTTTGACGAAGTTCATATATAGAGGCACCTTTGGCCTTTATCCTGCTATCACCATTAGTAGTCAAGCCAGTTGCGATATTTCTGTTCGCACTAGACCTAATTACCTTGATACTCAGGGATTTTGCAAATTGCAAAAGCTAATGACAGGACTAAGAAGCTGCCATGTTGTGGAAATTTCGCTAACCAACTCTCTTTATCAG TCTGTATGTGATAATATCAAATTCAATGAAGAAGAACTCGGAGATGTTAATCTTGGACCCCCACGTGATATCACAGAGCTGAAGCTAACCCTCTATCATTTGAAACTCTCGAGATCATCTGTTTCAGCTTTTTTGAATGGTATATTCTGGACGTGTCGCCCTGATATTATTTCTTTTCGATTTCATTTAGAAGATCCTGGTTTGTTGATCCAG CTTTTTACGAGTGAACTAGAAGATATGGTAAATTGTTGGAAGCACCCTTTAAAACGGATTGAATTTCCAGATGCTAATTGCTCGAATATACTCGAGTCAGAGAAGGTTGAGTTACAGCGGAGATTGCATTGGTGA
- the LOC141606649 gene encoding F-box protein At4g09920-like isoform X1: MNPDCEETVSGQMNTVDRFSDLPDFILHHIISFLDTREAYRSCILSKRWAHISATNPIIVFHFYCKKENSSARYWPSKEVSARLLGYIDSRMQIYAKDNLRVRRLRLIFPDSNEVFSCDVDQIEFSCKVDEWIRIAVRNQVAILDLHGPLKYQLPDILLSAKSLTQLNCFKVKIPYYNGAINLASLQTLGLLCVDVEERMLNHIISLCLLLKCLLVNNCSGFKTVVIPCCSQLKELTLGNTLPKDGTIILETSSLVCFKFSDLAFHRWPVMSKLGLLRNLTVLDIYCSGITDGDLGKLLLELASLETLLLCSCLRLTTIRVLSIRLKVINLDACRGLVDVMVDAPSLTKFIYRGTFGLYPAITISSQASCDISVRTRPNYLDTQGFCKLQKLMTGLRSCHVVEISLTNSLYQSVCDNIKFNEEELGDVNLGPPRDITELKLTLYHLKLSRSSVSAFLNGIFWTCRPDIISFRFHLEDPGLLIQLFTSELEDMVNCWKHPLKRIEFPDANCSNILESEKVELQRRLHW; this comes from the exons ATGAACCCCGATTGCGAGGAAACGGTATCTGGGCAGATGAATACTGTTGATAGGTTCTCAGATTTACCGgatttcatcttacatcacatcaTTTCTTTTTTGGATACGAGGGAGGCATATAGAAGTTGTATCTTGTCGAAAAGATGGGCTCATATTTCGGCTACAAACCCAATTATCGTGTTTCATTTTTATTGTAAGAAGGAGAATTCATCCGCAAGGTATTGGCCATCTAAGGAAGTCTCTGCTAGATTATTAGGATATATAGATAGTAGAATGCAAATATACGCTAAAGATAACCTGCGTGTAAGGAGACTCAGACTTATATTTCCAGATTCTAATGAAGTGTTTAGCTGCGATGTTGACCAAATAGAGTTTTCTTGCAAAGTTGATGAGTGGATTCGGATAGCTGTGCGCAATCAGGTTGCAATACTTGATCTTCATGGTCCTCTTAAGTACCAATTGCCTGACATTTTGCTCTCCGCAAAATCTCTAACGCAACTTAATTGTTTTAAAGTCAAAATACCATACTACAACGGAGCCATAAATCTTGCATCTCTTCAGACTTTGGGATTATTATGTGTTGATGTGGAGGAACGTATGCTAAATCATATCATTAGTTTGTGCCTGTTGTTGAAGTGTTTGTTGGTTAATAATTGCTCTGGCTTCAAAACTGTTGTCATTCCTTGTTGTAGTCAACTGAAGGAGCTTACTTTAGGTAACACTTTACCTAAAGATGGGACAATCATTCTTGAGACCTCAAGTCTTGTGTGTTTTAAGTTCTCAGACTTGGCTTTTCATCGTTGGCCGGTTATGTCAAAGCTTGGTTTATTGAGAAATTTGACGGTACTAGATATCTATTGTTCTGGTATTACTGACGGGGATCTTGGCAAACTACTACTTGAATTAGCCTCATTGGAGACTTTGCTTTTATGCAGCTGTCTAAGGCTGACAACTATCAGGGTTTTAAGTATTCGGCTAAAGGTGATTAACTTGGATGCTTGTCGTGGTTTGGTAGATGTTATGGTTGATGCTCCAAGTTTGACGAAGTTCATATATAGAGGCACCTTTGGCCTTTATCCTGCTATCACCATTAGTAGTCAAGCCAGTTGCGATATTTCTGTTCGCACTAGACCTAATTACCTTGATACTCAGGGATTTTGCAAATTGCAAAAGCTAATGACAGGACTAAGAAGCTGCCATGTTGTGGAAATTTCGCTAACCAACTCTCTTTATCAG TCTGTATGTGATAATATCAAATTCAATGAAGAAGAACTCGGAGATGTTAATCTTGGACCCCCACGTGATATCACAGAGCTGAAGCTAACCCTCTATCATTTGAAACTCTCGAGATCATCTGTTTCAGCTTTTTTGAATGGTATATTCTGGACGTGTCGCCCTGATATTATTTCTTTTCGATTTCATTTAGAAGATCCTGGTTTGTTGATCCAG CTTTTTACGAGTGAACTAGAAGATATGGTAAATTGTTGGAAGCACCCTTTAAAACGGATTGAATTTCCAGATGCTAATTGCTCGAATATACTCGAGTCAGAGAAGGTTGAGTTACAGCGGAGATTGCATTGGTGA